One segment of Ureibacillus thermophilus DNA contains the following:
- a CDS encoding HIT family protein, producing MSDCIFCKIIEGSIPSNKVYEDEHVLAFMDVAPLTKGHTLLIPKQHVKDLFEMPEDVARNLYAAAPKIANAIKKAFNPVGMNTVNNNGAFAGQTVFHYHLHFIPRYDESDGLKVRWEAKKDEFTPEQLKTIAEEIKANLNE from the coding sequence ATGAGCGACTGCATTTTCTGCAAAATTATTGAAGGGTCCATTCCGTCCAATAAAGTATATGAAGATGAACACGTACTAGCGTTTATGGATGTAGCTCCACTAACAAAAGGACATACATTGCTCATTCCAAAACAACACGTAAAAGATCTTTTTGAAATGCCTGAAGATGTAGCAAGAAATTTATATGCAGCTGCACCAAAAATTGCAAATGCCATTAAAAAAGCATTCAACCCAGTTGGAATGAATACGGTGAATAATAATGGCGCCTTTGCTGGACAAACTGTGTTCCATTATCATTTGCATTTCATTCCCCGCTATGATGAAAGCGACGGATTAAAAGTAAGATGGGAAGCAAAAAAAGACGAGTTTACGCCTGAACAATTAAAAACGATTGCAGAAGAAATCAAAGCAAATTTAAATGAATAA
- a CDS encoding YjcZ family sporulation protein, giving the protein MGQSYGGGYGGSWFALLVVLFILLIIVGAAYLH; this is encoded by the coding sequence ATGGGCCAAAGTTATGGTGGTGGATACGGTGGTAGCTGGTTCGCGCTTCTTGTTGTGTTGTTCATTTTATTAATCATTGTAGGTGCAGCATACTTGCACTAA
- the yhaM gene encoding 3'-5' exoribonuclease YhaM, translating into MPGITQLQPGDEVNQFLLIKQATKGITTVGKPFMTLILQDKSGDIEAKLWDTNEEHERIYQPQTIVKIGGEIHEYRGKNQLRIKQIRPARPEDGVQIKDLMPSAATPKEELFEELTQYFFEIKNPKISRITRYLMKKYQMEMSVYPAATKNHHDYVSGLLDHVVSMLRLGKALCELYPTLNKDLIYAGIILHDLGKVKELSGPVSTMYTVEGNLLGHITIMVDEIGQAAKELGIEGEEVMVLQHIVLSHHGKEEWGSPKKPMIQEAEILHYIDNIDAKMNMLTRALSKTKPGEFTERIFALDNRSFYKPKFEES; encoded by the coding sequence ATGCCAGGAATTACTCAACTTCAACCTGGAGATGAGGTGAATCAATTTTTATTGATTAAACAAGCGACGAAAGGGATCACAACCGTTGGGAAACCTTTCATGACGCTGATTTTACAAGATAAAAGCGGCGATATTGAAGCGAAACTTTGGGATACAAATGAAGAACATGAAAGAATATACCAGCCTCAAACCATTGTCAAAATTGGCGGGGAAATCCATGAGTATCGAGGCAAAAACCAACTTCGCATTAAACAAATTCGGCCGGCAAGACCGGAAGATGGCGTTCAAATAAAAGATTTAATGCCTTCCGCTGCTACGCCAAAGGAAGAATTGTTTGAAGAATTAACTCAATATTTCTTTGAAATAAAAAATCCAAAAATCTCCAGAATTACACGCTATTTGATGAAAAAATATCAAATGGAAATGTCCGTATATCCTGCTGCTACGAAAAACCACCACGATTATGTTTCAGGGCTGTTGGATCATGTGGTTTCCATGCTGCGATTAGGAAAGGCCCTTTGTGAATTATATCCAACCTTGAATAAGGATTTAATTTATGCGGGCATTATCTTGCATGATTTAGGGAAAGTAAAGGAACTATCCGGCCCTGTTTCAACAATGTATACGGTTGAAGGAAATTTATTGGGCCATATTACAATCATGGTGGATGAAATCGGGCAGGCTGCAAAGGAATTAGGCATTGAAGGAGAAGAAGTGATGGTGCTTCAACACATCGTTTTATCCCATCACGGCAAGGAAGAATGGGGCAGCCCGAAAAAACCAATGATCCAAGAGGCAGAAATACTGCATTATATTGACAATATTGACGCCAAAATGAATATGTTGACACGGGCTCTAAGCAAAACGAAGCCAGGGGAATTTACGGAGCGTATTTTTGCGTTGGATAATCGTTCTTTCTACAAACCGAAATTTGAAGAATCATAA
- a CDS encoding ABC transporter ATP-binding protein: MLELKDVTGGYTRKPVIKDLNFSIGQGELVGLIGLNGAGKSTTIKHIIGTLIPQKGEIRLNGMTLQEDIEKYRSSFSYIPETPVLYEELTLKEHLELTAMAYGIDEKTLKERSEKLLEEFRMEKRLNWFPSHFSKGMKQKVMIMCAFLVKPSLYIIDEPFVGLDPLAIQSLLEQISERKREGASVLMSTHVLSTAEKYCDRIIFLHEGRVRAQGTMNDLREAFGMPNATLDDLYIAMTKEDRHE, translated from the coding sequence ATGTTGGAACTAAAGGATGTAACAGGCGGCTATACAAGAAAACCGGTCATTAAGGATTTAAATTTTTCCATTGGACAAGGGGAATTGGTGGGGTTAATAGGATTAAATGGTGCAGGAAAAAGTACAACCATTAAACACATTATCGGCACACTGATTCCACAAAAAGGGGAAATTCGATTAAATGGGATGACCTTGCAAGAAGATATTGAAAAATACCGTTCCTCTTTCTCTTATATTCCCGAAACGCCGGTATTATATGAGGAATTGACGTTAAAAGAACATTTGGAATTGACAGCCATGGCTTATGGCATTGATGAGAAGACGTTGAAAGAACGCTCTGAAAAATTATTGGAAGAGTTTCGAATGGAGAAGCGGCTTAATTGGTTCCCATCCCATTTCTCAAAAGGGATGAAACAAAAGGTGATGATTATGTGCGCCTTTTTGGTCAAGCCTTCTTTATATATTATTGATGAACCGTTTGTAGGGCTAGATCCATTGGCCATTCAATCTTTGCTTGAGCAGATTTCGGAGCGTAAAAGAGAAGGGGCTTCTGTATTAATGTCCACCCATGTTTTATCAACTGCCGAAAAGTATTGCGACCGCATTATTTTTCTTCACGAAGGTCGCGTTCGTGCACAGGGAACGATGAATGATTTGCGGGAAGCGTTCGGCATGCCAAATGCCACACTGGACGATTTGTATATCGCCATGACGAAGGAAGATCGGCATGAATAA
- a CDS encoding DUF3267 domain-containing protein yields the protein MVIIFILVFSFSFILVGFKRPLSYDVQYFPLFVLVFFLFYPLHKLIHYYSLFSYQKSAKLKWRFEFHLFPIVNIRIKKMIPKNRYMFILIAPFIFLNALLILLAFLFPYYSHYACILLGYHCSICLIDILYFKHLIKAPKNAVIEETPKGYEILVPPTFPNA from the coding sequence ATGGTGATAATTTTCATTTTAGTTTTTTCCTTTTCCTTTATTCTTGTTGGGTTTAAGCGTCCATTAAGCTATGATGTACAATATTTTCCTTTATTTGTTTTGGTCTTTTTTTTGTTTTATCCGCTGCATAAACTGATTCATTACTATTCGCTTTTTTCTTATCAAAAATCCGCTAAACTAAAATGGAGATTTGAATTTCATTTATTTCCGATCGTTAATATTCGAATAAAAAAAATGATACCGAAAAATCGATATATGTTTATTTTGATTGCGCCTTTTATTTTTTTGAATGCTTTATTAATACTCTTAGCGTTTCTTTTTCCTTATTATTCCCATTATGCTTGCATTTTGCTTGGATATCATTGTTCCATTTGCTTAATAGACATATTATATTTTAAACACCTGATCAAAGCGCCAAAAAATGCAGTCATTGAAGAAACTCCAAAAGGGTATGAAATTCTAGTTCCTCCCACTTTTCCAAACGCGTGA
- a CDS encoding enoyl-CoA hydratase has product MAYETIELTINDRQGVLTFKRPESLNAMNEVMLRELADCFEQLQEEKNVQVLVIKGDGRAFSSGGDIKMMLQKDKIEDFHEIMDIISRMATAYYQLPMITIAQVHGAAAGLGFSLAIASDFIIAEENSKLAMNFIGIGLIPDGGGHFFMKERVGIPKAKQIIWEGKIMNGEEAQKLGLIDVVVKDGKADQYVQEFVKKLLSSPILAMLETKKIYHSERIEELKNILNQELVAQTKMRQTKDHLEGIKAFVEKRAPQFVGQ; this is encoded by the coding sequence TTGGCTTACGAAACAATTGAATTAACGATAAATGATCGCCAAGGGGTGCTAACGTTCAAACGTCCGGAATCGCTCAATGCGATGAATGAAGTGATGCTTCGAGAACTAGCTGACTGTTTTGAACAGCTGCAGGAAGAAAAGAATGTTCAAGTATTAGTCATTAAAGGGGATGGACGGGCATTTTCTTCCGGCGGCGATATTAAAATGATGCTGCAAAAGGATAAAATTGAAGATTTCCATGAAATTATGGATATTATTTCACGCATGGCAACTGCTTACTATCAATTGCCGATGATTACAATTGCGCAAGTTCATGGCGCTGCAGCAGGACTCGGATTTAGCCTTGCCATTGCATCCGATTTTATCATTGCGGAAGAAAACAGCAAACTGGCAATGAATTTTATCGGCATCGGATTGATTCCAGATGGTGGTGGACATTTCTTCATGAAAGAACGGGTCGGCATACCAAAGGCAAAGCAAATTATTTGGGAAGGCAAAATTATGAATGGAGAAGAAGCGCAAAAACTTGGACTAATAGACGTTGTGGTGAAAGATGGCAAGGCAGATCAATACGTTCAGGAATTTGTGAAGAAACTCCTGTCCAGCCCAATATTAGCGATGCTTGAAACAAAGAAAATTTATCATTCCGAACGCATAGAAGAACTGAAAAACATATTGAATCAAGAATTAGTGGCTCAAACTAAAATGAGGCAAACGAAAGACCATTTGGAAGGTATTAAAGCTTTTGTAGAAAAACGTGCGCCTCAATTTGTCGGCCAATAA
- a CDS encoding YtxH domain-containing protein has product MRVKPFFLGISTGVIAGLAAAFFTTPQSGQQLRKNVKTTVNNMKSTIEEISFQINDLKNAFSKLSNEAKITIPKILFDLKTSISQYKEEIKPDSEKLIEELEKLQKSINEIENNLSQLKKDQTNKN; this is encoded by the coding sequence ATGCGTGTTAAACCATTTTTCTTAGGAATTTCGACAGGTGTGATTGCAGGCCTTGCTGCAGCATTTTTTACGACTCCACAGTCCGGACAACAATTGAGAAAAAATGTAAAAACAACAGTCAACAATATGAAATCCACCATCGAAGAAATTAGCTTTCAAATTAACGACTTGAAAAACGCCTTTTCTAAATTATCCAACGAAGCAAAAATTACTATACCAAAAATATTATTTGATCTAAAAACGTCTATTTCCCAATATAAAGAAGAAATCAAACCAGATTCGGAAAAGCTAATAGAAGAATTAGAAAAATTACAGAAAAGTATTAACGAAATCGAGAATAATCTTTCACAATTAAAGAAAGATCAAACAAATAAAAATTAG
- the serA gene encoding phosphoglycerate dehydrogenase: MVTKETTATDVIKVFIADPLSEDGIFPLREEKDLNLEIIIDTGNSQEELIKKIKDVDALIVRSATKVTREVIEAAENLKLIGRAGVGVDNIDLQAATERGIIVVNAPDGNTNSAAEHTIAMMTSLARHIPQAYLSLKNGKWDRKSYVGVELKNKTLGIIGLGRIGTEVAFRAKGQRMNVMAYDPFLTEERAKELGVTKATVDEICKEADFITVHTPLLPETKNMINKEKFALMKQGVRIINCARGGIINEDDLYDAIVEGKVAGAALDVFIEEPATDHKLLTLPQVIATPHLGASTVEAQESVAVDVSKDIIKYFKTGTVTNPVNMPSIPKELLAEVEPFFELAEKLGSFLSQVTTEPLKEINLYYAGEIANFDVRPLTANALKGYLKKTHGENVNDVNARYLTERNGVKVNENKTTTAKGFTNLITVEVKTSNETHSVAGTLLNGLGARIVKVENFVVDVVPEGHLLYIRNIDKPGAIGRVATKLAEKDINIATMQVGRERVGGSAVMILSIDNEVTQEDLVYVSQLENIDEVKAITL, translated from the coding sequence ATGGTAACAAAAGAAACTACAGCTACAGATGTAATTAAAGTATTTATTGCAGATCCATTAAGCGAAGATGGTATTTTCCCATTGCGTGAAGAAAAAGACTTAAACTTGGAAATTATCATTGACACTGGCAACTCTCAAGAAGAATTGATCAAAAAAATTAAAGATGTAGATGCTTTAATTGTGCGCAGTGCGACAAAAGTGACACGCGAAGTTATTGAAGCGGCTGAAAATTTAAAATTAATTGGCCGCGCTGGTGTTGGAGTAGACAACATCGACCTACAAGCTGCTACTGAACGAGGAATTATCGTCGTTAACGCACCAGACGGAAACACAAACTCTGCTGCTGAACATACAATTGCCATGATGACTTCTCTTGCTCGCCATATTCCTCAAGCTTATCTATCTTTGAAAAACGGCAAATGGGACCGCAAATCTTACGTTGGGGTTGAATTGAAAAACAAAACATTGGGCATTATCGGTTTAGGCCGCATCGGTACAGAGGTGGCATTCAGAGCAAAAGGTCAACGCATGAACGTCATGGCTTATGACCCATTCTTAACGGAAGAACGTGCAAAAGAATTGGGTGTAACAAAAGCAACAGTTGACGAAATTTGCAAAGAAGCAGATTTTATTACAGTGCATACGCCTTTATTGCCTGAGACAAAAAATATGATCAACAAAGAAAAATTCGCTTTAATGAAACAAGGCGTTCGCATTATTAACTGCGCTCGCGGCGGAATCATCAACGAAGACGATTTATACGATGCGATTGTAGAAGGTAAAGTAGCAGGTGCTGCTCTTGACGTATTCATTGAAGAACCTGCAACTGACCATAAATTACTTACATTGCCGCAAGTGATTGCAACACCTCACTTGGGAGCTTCAACTGTGGAAGCGCAAGAATCTGTAGCAGTGGATGTTTCGAAAGACATTATTAAATACTTTAAAACAGGTACTGTCACAAACCCTGTCAATATGCCTTCTATTCCAAAAGAATTACTTGCAGAAGTTGAGCCATTCTTTGAATTAGCTGAAAAACTTGGTTCTTTCTTATCTCAAGTAACAACTGAGCCATTGAAAGAAATTAACCTATACTATGCTGGAGAAATCGCCAATTTCGATGTGCGTCCACTGACAGCAAATGCGTTAAAAGGCTACTTAAAGAAAACACATGGCGAAAACGTGAACGATGTCAATGCACGCTATTTAACTGAACGAAACGGCGTTAAAGTGAATGAAAACAAAACAACAACTGCTAAAGGATTTACAAACTTGATTACAGTTGAAGTCAAAACTTCAAATGAAACACATTCTGTGGCTGGTACATTATTAAACGGCCTTGGCGCTCGTATCGTAAAAGTGGAAAACTTTGTAGTGGATGTTGTTCCAGAAGGCCACTTATTATACATTCGAAACATTGACAAACCAGGTGCAATCGGCCGCGTAGCTACAAAACTTGCTGAAAAAGATATCAACATCGCCACAATGCAGGTAGGCCGCGAACGTGTAGGCGGTTCTGCTGTCATGATTCTATCTATCGACAACGAAGTAACTCAAGAAGACTTAGTGTACGTATCTCAATTAGAAAACATCGATGAAGTAAAAGCTATTACGCTATAA
- a CDS encoding TraR/DksA C4-type zinc finger protein, with protein sequence MTILTEKQIAKLKKQLIEEKQALQKSLSKDEEAFDNGSLRDSVEELSTVDNHPADLATELYEREKDLSLKVHQEDELSKINAALEKIEKGTYGLCEVCKEPIPYDRLAAIPYTSFCIEHAEAKEAPADRPAEEDLMRPPVDNSFAEREIDGAIQDYEDTFQVVAKYGTSETPSDFEGDIEDVNELYDDPEEYANNDEPQSFHVSLKDEIPFPMTKREIEEASKYDYLE encoded by the coding sequence ATGACGATTTTAACCGAAAAACAAATTGCCAAATTGAAAAAGCAGCTGATTGAAGAAAAACAAGCCTTACAGAAAAGTTTATCAAAGGATGAAGAAGCCTTTGATAATGGCAGCTTGCGGGATTCTGTCGAGGAATTATCAACGGTCGACAACCACCCTGCCGACTTGGCGACTGAACTGTACGAACGGGAAAAAGACCTTTCCTTGAAAGTTCACCAAGAAGATGAATTGTCGAAAATTAACGCCGCTTTGGAAAAAATCGAAAAAGGTACATATGGATTGTGTGAAGTTTGCAAAGAACCGATTCCATATGATCGTTTAGCGGCCATTCCATATACATCCTTCTGTATTGAGCATGCCGAAGCGAAAGAAGCGCCAGCAGATCGCCCTGCAGAAGAAGATTTGATGAGACCGCCAGTGGATAATTCTTTTGCTGAACGGGAGATTGATGGAGCAATCCAAGATTATGAAGATACATTCCAGGTCGTTGCAAAATACGGGACTTCGGAAACACCATCGGATTTCGAAGGGGATATTGAGGATGTGAACGAACTTTACGATGACCCTGAGGAATATGCAAATAATGATGAACCTCAATCCTTCCATGTATCGTTGAAGGATGAAATTCCTTTCCCTATGACGAAACGGGAAATTGAGGAAGCGAGTAAATATGATTATTTGGAATAA
- a CDS encoding tryptophan transporter, with protein MKTKNLVLMALLIGIGTALYLVMPPIPIGGGIKPDMMLTMMFVGIILFPNVRDAFILSVVTGVLSGLFSSIPGSLIPNIIDKFVTGFVFLLILYVVNKFAKNIVVYAILIGLGTLLSGTVFLSMLLLLVGDMPAAFGIMFATGVIPATIANIVAFCIIYPILTSLLKRSKFETSITQA; from the coding sequence ATGAAAACGAAAAATTTAGTATTAATGGCCCTTTTAATTGGTATTGGAACAGCGCTTTATTTGGTGATGCCGCCTATTCCAATCGGTGGCGGAATTAAGCCAGATATGATGCTGACAATGATGTTTGTTGGGATTATTTTATTCCCGAATGTTCGAGACGCCTTTATTCTTTCTGTTGTTACAGGTGTACTTTCTGGATTATTCTCATCTATTCCAGGTTCGCTCATTCCAAATATCATCGATAAATTTGTAACAGGTTTTGTCTTTTTACTAATTCTTTATGTAGTCAATAAATTCGCAAAAAACATTGTTGTTTACGCTATTTTAATCGGTCTTGGTACATTGTTGTCCGGAACCGTATTCTTGTCCATGCTGCTTCTATTAGTTGGTGACATGCCAGCAGCTTTTGGAATTATGTTTGCAACAGGAGTAATTCCTGCAACAATTGCCAATATTGTTGCATTCTGCATCATTTACCCAATCCTTACAAGTTTGTTAAAACGTTCGAAATTTGAAACTTCCATTACACAAGCATAA
- a CDS encoding PH domain-containing protein translates to MLKKFASDALGLSDIGKVIEPQDYDKTDSDDYVLHEIGEKIYFLIKTRADEYCFTNLALIHVDGDLAVSKKRTLKRYEYKWNPISNVSLETAGTIDLDVEIKFTIGNTPFSIDINKNELDKVKDLYKALVEMERIMKSNEKYMKFAQDSLEYAQKSISNGMSQTSPAESFKAIAQFTNEWLKDMNNQYAYDDYGSVFELFINN, encoded by the coding sequence ATGCTAAAAAAATTTGCATCCGATGCCCTTGGTTTATCTGATATAGGAAAAGTGATCGAGCCACAGGATTATGATAAAACCGATTCGGATGATTATGTACTGCATGAAATCGGAGAAAAAATTTATTTTCTCATCAAAACAAGAGCCGATGAATATTGCTTTACAAATTTGGCGTTAATTCATGTGGACGGCGATTTGGCTGTCAGCAAAAAACGCACGTTAAAAAGATACGAATACAAATGGAACCCAATCAGCAACGTTTCTTTGGAAACAGCAGGAACGATCGATTTGGATGTGGAGATCAAATTTACAATCGGGAATACACCATTCAGCATCGATATCAATAAAAACGAATTGGACAAAGTGAAAGATTTGTACAAAGCGCTCGTTGAAATGGAACGCATCATGAAATCCAATGAAAAGTATATGAAATTTGCCCAAGACAGCTTGGAATATGCGCAAAAAAGCATTTCAAACGGCATGTCGCAAACTTCACCGGCTGAATCCTTCAAAGCCATTGCCCAATTTACAAATGAATGGTTAAAGGATATGAACAATCAATACGCTTATGACGACTATGGCAGCGTGTTTGAATTGTTCATCAATAATTGA
- a CDS encoding peptidylprolyl isomerase, producing the protein MKKTVLAIALATSVFALSACNSGDEVVVSTKYGDITKDQFYDEIKDLAGSVLLEQVVLEQVLENKYEVSDKEVEERLNQYKDQFGDSFNDILKQQGLTEEQFKSNIRFTLLQEKAKNDIKISDEEIKKYYEQGKYELHARHILVDDEKTANEVLKKLKNGEDFAKLAKEYSKDTGNAENGGDLGWFTVGNMVPEFNDAAYALKANEISEPVKTEFGYHIIQLLDKREVENYGTLEEKKDEIRQTLIEMKGGINAKIEELLKEADINIKDEDLKNAFSQILGTDTDDDDKEAESKEK; encoded by the coding sequence ATGAAAAAAACAGTTTTAGCCATTGCATTAGCAACATCCGTTTTCGCCTTATCCGCTTGCAATTCCGGTGACGAAGTGGTAGTTTCCACAAAATACGGCGATATTACGAAAGATCAGTTCTATGACGAAATTAAAGATTTGGCAGGAAGTGTGCTATTAGAACAAGTCGTCCTAGAACAAGTTTTAGAAAATAAATATGAAGTATCTGATAAGGAAGTAGAAGAACGATTAAATCAATATAAAGACCAATTTGGCGATTCCTTTAACGATATTTTAAAACAACAAGGGTTGACAGAAGAACAATTTAAATCCAATATCCGCTTTACATTATTGCAAGAAAAAGCAAAAAACGATATTAAAATTTCAGATGAAGAAATCAAAAAATATTACGAACAAGGAAAATATGAATTGCACGCCCGCCATATTTTAGTGGATGATGAAAAAACTGCAAATGAAGTTCTTAAAAAACTGAAAAATGGTGAAGACTTCGCGAAATTAGCAAAAGAATACTCAAAAGACACAGGTAATGCAGAAAACGGCGGCGACTTAGGCTGGTTTACTGTCGGCAATATGGTGCCAGAATTCAATGATGCGGCCTATGCATTAAAAGCGAATGAAATCAGCGAACCTGTGAAAACAGAATTCGGCTATCATATCATCCAACTTTTGGACAAACGTGAAGTGGAAAACTATGGTACATTAGAAGAGAAAAAAGATGAAATCCGCCAAACATTAATTGAAATGAAAGGCGGCATTAATGCGAAAATAGAAGAATTACTAAAAGAAGCGGATATTAATATTAAAGATGAAGATTTGAAAAATGCATTTTCTCAAATTTTAGGAACTGACACAGACGATGATGATAAAGAAGCTGAAAGCAAAGAGAAATAA
- a CDS encoding HTH-type transcriptional regulator Hpr, with amino-acid sequence MAAESYSLKEAMIYSQRIAQLSKALWKAVEKDWQQWIKPFNLNINEHHILWIAYHLQGASISDVARFGVMHVSTAFNFSKKLEERGLLKFSKRDDDKRNTYVELTPEGAELVIRMYDHYLDTEHSILEGSLALKELYGRFPEFLDVTAIIRNIYGEDFIEIFERSFKNFKDSIEEIDKNQVAIKNNEIVMK; translated from the coding sequence TTGGCTGCGGAATCCTACTCATTGAAAGAAGCCATGATTTATAGTCAGCGGATTGCTCAACTGTCTAAAGCCCTATGGAAAGCAGTAGAAAAAGACTGGCAACAATGGATTAAACCGTTCAATTTAAACATCAACGAACACCACATTTTATGGATTGCTTACCATTTACAAGGCGCTTCTATTTCAGATGTTGCCAGATTTGGGGTCATGCACGTTTCAACTGCCTTCAACTTCTCAAAAAAATTGGAAGAACGTGGGCTTCTTAAATTTTCAAAGCGTGACGACGATAAGCGCAACACTTACGTTGAATTGACTCCTGAAGGCGCTGAATTAGTCATCCGCATGTACGACCATTACTTGGATACGGAGCATTCTATCCTAGAAGGTTCTTTAGCATTAAAAGAACTGTATGGAAGATTTCCAGAATTTTTAGACGTTACGGCAATTATACGCAATATTTACGGGGAAGATTTTATCGAAATTTTTGAACGATCTTTTAAAAATTTTAAAGATTCCATCGAAGAAATAGATAAAAATCAAGTAGCAATTAAAAATAATGAAATTGTTATGAAATAA
- a CDS encoding RDD family protein, which produces MKELTKKRLKACAIDLAISTALTFGIEYLLRKKVKSEFVHNVVTPTAVFWGLEYAQFKNSGQTIGYKMMGLKLEREDGSKPTCKQILKRSAYRDTLGLFSYLNNREAYEGEDGSRLAQDRFAGTVVKEIE; this is translated from the coding sequence ATGAAAGAATTGACAAAAAAACGGTTAAAAGCTTGCGCCATCGATTTAGCGATATCTACCGCTCTTACCTTTGGCATTGAATATTTGTTGCGAAAAAAGGTGAAAAGCGAATTTGTACATAATGTGGTGACACCGACTGCCGTATTTTGGGGATTGGAATACGCCCAATTCAAAAATAGCGGCCAGACGATCGGCTATAAAATGATGGGGTTGAAGCTTGAAAGAGAAGACGGTTCAAAACCGACATGCAAACAAATTCTAAAACGCAGCGCTTATCGCGATACCCTTGGTCTTTTTTCCTACTTGAACAACCGGGAAGCTTATGAAGGGGAAGACGGCTCGAGACTTGCCCAAGACCGTTTTGCCGGAACAGTTGTAAAGGAAATAGAGTGA
- a CDS encoding HAD family hydrolase — MAITTIVFDLDDTLLWDKKSIKTAFEKTCEYAATKYELDPVQLEEAVRQEARKLYESYETYDYTVLIGINPFEGLWGTFDDPTESFQKMKKIVPTYRKDAWTKGLKTLGIDDEALGAELGERFVEERKKYPFVYEDTYKVLDALKGRYQLVLLTNGAPSLQNLKLEMTPEIRPYFDHVIISGDFGKGKPDPSLFEYMMKKAGITADEGIMVGDNLNTDILGSSRVGMRNVWINRENKPKNPDIVPTYEVTSLTEFLQLLEKIS, encoded by the coding sequence ATGGCAATTACTACAATCGTATTTGATTTAGATGACACGTTGCTTTGGGATAAAAAAAGCATAAAAACCGCTTTTGAAAAAACTTGCGAGTATGCAGCAACAAAATATGAACTCGATCCTGTACAATTGGAGGAAGCAGTTCGACAAGAAGCACGAAAATTGTATGAATCTTATGAAACTTATGATTACACCGTATTAATCGGCATCAACCCGTTTGAAGGTTTATGGGGAACTTTTGATGACCCAACAGAATCCTTTCAAAAAATGAAAAAAATCGTGCCTACATATCGAAAAGATGCGTGGACAAAGGGATTAAAAACATTGGGCATTGATGATGAAGCTTTAGGTGCCGAACTGGGCGAACGTTTCGTGGAAGAACGGAAAAAATATCCATTTGTTTATGAAGATACGTATAAAGTGCTTGATGCATTGAAAGGTAGGTACCAATTAGTGCTTCTGACAAATGGTGCGCCAAGCTTGCAAAATTTGAAATTAGAGATGACGCCGGAAATTCGTCCATATTTTGACCATGTGATTATTTCAGGAGATTTTGGAAAAGGAAAACCGGATCCTTCTCTTTTTGAATATATGATGAAAAAAGCCGGCATCACGGCTGATGAAGGCATTATGGTTGGCGATAATTTGAATACGGATATTTTAGGTTCATCACGGGTAGGCATGCGAAATGTTTGGATTAATCGAGAAAATAAACCAAAAAATCCGGATATCGTGCCTACTTATGAAGTAACTTCTTTAACGGAATTTTTGCAGCTGCTAGAAAAAATTTCATAA
- a CDS encoding YhzD family protein, translated as MANFYFTAFEKNGEILFNEVWEFENEQEAKIEGQKRIVEKGVQDKPHRLVNSSGKLILFHSSKLEVDS; from the coding sequence ATGGCAAATTTTTATTTCACAGCTTTCGAAAAAAATGGGGAAATTTTATTCAATGAAGTTTGGGAATTTGAAAACGAACAAGAGGCAAAAATTGAAGGCCAAAAACGCATTGTGGAAAAAGGGGTGCAAGATAAACCACATCGCCTTGTGAATTCTTCAGGAAAATTGATTTTATTCCATTCGTCAAAGTTAGAGGTTGACTCATGA